The Christiangramia forsetii KT0803 DNA segment AGCGTTCTGCAGATGATCTTGCACAACAAGAGTCTGATGATAAGATCTTAAAGGTAACCGAATTTGTAACCGTAAGTGAAGTTGCAACGATGATGGATGTTCAGGTAACCCAGATCATTTCGGCATGTATGTCTCTTGGAATGATGGTAACGATGAACCAGCGTCTTGATGCTGAAACATTAACTATCGTTGCTGAAGAGTTTGATTACGAGGTTGAGTTTACAACAGCAGATGTTGAAGAAACTGTTGAAGAAGTAGAAGAGAATCCTGAAGATCTTGTAACAAGAGCTCCAATTGTAACGGTAATGGGTCACGTAGATCATGGTAAAACATCTTTACTGGATTATGTTCGTAAAGAAAATGTTATTGCCGGAGAAAGTGGTGGAATTACCCAGCATATTGGCGCCTATGGAGTAAAGCTTGAGGGCGGACAAAAAATTGCATTCCTGGATACACCGGGTCACGAAGCCTTTACGGCGATGCGTGCTCGTGGTGCTCAGGTAACAGATATTGCAATTATTGTGATCGCTGCAGATGATGATGTGATGCCTCAAACAAAGGAGGCGATCTCTCACGCACAGGCGGCGGGAGTTCCTATTATATTCGCGATCAATAAATCTGATTTGCCAACAGCAAACCCAGAAAAAATTAAGGAAAAACTTGCCGCCATGAATCTTCTTGTAGAAGATTGGGGAGGTAAGATTCAGTCGCATGATATTTCTGCAAAAACGGGTGCAGGTGTAAAAGAATTGCTTGAAAAAGTACTTCTTGAGGCCGAGATCCTGGAGTTGAAGGCTAATCCTAAAAAACTTGCAAAAGGTACTGTTGTTGAAGCTTTCCTTGATAAAGGTCGAGGTTATATAGCTACAATTCTGGTGCAGGCTGGTACTCTTAAGATTGGAGATTATGTGCTTGCTGGTAGAAATAGTGGTAAGATCAAAGCGATGCACGATGAGCGTGGTCACGAGGTGAAAGAAGCTGGTCCTTCTACGCCGGTGTCTATTCTAGGTCTTGACGGTGCGCCACAAGCGGGTGATACTTTCAAGGTGATGGAAGACGAGCGTGAAGCTAAAGATATTGCGGCAAGACGTACACAATTACAACGTGAGCAAAATGTTAGAACTCAACGTCACATTACGCTTGACGAAATTGGTAGACGTATCGCCCTTGGAGACTTTAAAGAACTTAATATTATCCTGAAAGGTGATGTGGATGGTTCTGTAGAAGCTCTTACAGATAGTTTCCAGAAGCTTTCTACGGAAGAAATTCAAGTGAATATTATACATAAAGGAGTTGGTGCGATTACTGAAAGTGATGTATTGCTTGCTTCTGCATCTGATGCGGTTATTATCGGATTTAATGTTCGTCCTGCTGGAAATGCGAGACAGGTTGCCGATAAGGAAGAAATTGATATCAGAACTTACTCTATTATCTATGATGCGATCAACGATCTTAAAGATGCGATGGAAGGTATGCTATCTCCTGAATTGAAAGAGGAGATTACAGGTACTGCCGAAATTAGAGAGACATTTAAAATCTCTAAAATTGGAACAATCGCTGGTTGTATGGTTACTTCAGGTACGATTTACAGAAGTGCCGGTGTACGCCTAATTAGAGATGGTGTTGTAGTCTACACGGGTGAACTTTCTTCATTGAAACGCTTTAAAGATGATGTGAGAGAAGTTAAGAAAGGTTACGACTGTGGTATGCAGGTGAAGAACTATAATGATATTAGAGAGGGAGATGTGATCGAAGCCTTTAGAGAAGTAGAGGTTAAGAAAACTCTGAAGTCAAAATAATTAGAACTTGATTAAATAAAAAAAAGCGACTCATTTCTGAGTCGCTTTTTTTATGAGCTATTTTTTTATTACTTCCGTTGTGGTTTTGGGATAAAAGCCGAAGGAAAAGTCTCTTTAACTTTTAGGAGAGCCCTGTCTGCTTCCAGACG contains these protein-coding regions:
- the infB gene encoding translation initiation factor IF-2, with amino-acid sequence MAEAKTTRLNKVLREFNISLDRAVEYLTSKGYEIDARPTTKISGEIYEVLSDEFETDKSKKVASKEVGEERKKEKEELRKEIEEKRKADEEKKEEAVSSRAKLEGPKTVGKIDLDKKPGEKSKEKEAEAPKEKEKEKETPAKEPVKKAEESKPTEKPAEKVEEKEDKPKEEKKAEPKKEEAKPQEAKAEKTKSEEPKSEETKSEETTEGGESEEKESDRIETKYTKLNGPNFTGKKIDLSQFKKPVKKKEEKKEDDKKDKDRRKKRRRRISKDVKGGGGNNQRGGAKKGGRTRSKPITKEEPTEEEVQKQVRETLEKLQGKSSKGKGAKYRRQKRDEHRQRSADDLAQQESDDKILKVTEFVTVSEVATMMDVQVTQIISACMSLGMMVTMNQRLDAETLTIVAEEFDYEVEFTTADVEETVEEVEENPEDLVTRAPIVTVMGHVDHGKTSLLDYVRKENVIAGESGGITQHIGAYGVKLEGGQKIAFLDTPGHEAFTAMRARGAQVTDIAIIVIAADDDVMPQTKEAISHAQAAGVPIIFAINKSDLPTANPEKIKEKLAAMNLLVEDWGGKIQSHDISAKTGAGVKELLEKVLLEAEILELKANPKKLAKGTVVEAFLDKGRGYIATILVQAGTLKIGDYVLAGRNSGKIKAMHDERGHEVKEAGPSTPVSILGLDGAPQAGDTFKVMEDEREAKDIAARRTQLQREQNVRTQRHITLDEIGRRIALGDFKELNIILKGDVDGSVEALTDSFQKLSTEEIQVNIIHKGVGAITESDVLLASASDAVIIGFNVRPAGNARQVADKEEIDIRTYSIIYDAINDLKDAMEGMLSPELKEEITGTAEIRETFKISKIGTIAGCMVTSGTIYRSAGVRLIRDGVVVYTGELSSLKRFKDDVREVKKGYDCGMQVKNYNDIREGDVIEAFREVEVKKTLKSK